From Butyricimonas paravirosa, one genomic window encodes:
- a CDS encoding TlpA disulfide reductase family protein translates to MKKLFIIYFICLGCLFSCGQTDQFSIEGTVEGKQDGKVFLVGYNESPDTLGWANIQDGKFVLKGKVNESTEALLYIFNEERVYSVILLENANYKAYINVKDPTANQVTGTPSQDILSAYNAIGKEEGKEIDKIRNQYMVARQQNDKALMAKLFDQIGVINNKIFTQRKQFMASKMDTETAAFLLFKKRYNYPIMDKLQEEYNRLGKNAKTSVFAQKVATRIQEMSEFVAGRVAPDFTLSTPTGDSLSMYAVKGKIKLLDFWASWCAPCRAENPHMIKLYEKYHNKGLVILGISLDHQPDAWKKAIADDKLTWNQVMDTKNIAHELYKLKNGIPYVIILDENNVILASGLRGGDELEKKIAELLQ, encoded by the coding sequence ATGAAAAAATTATTTATTATATACTTTATATGTCTTGGGTGCTTGTTTTCCTGCGGACAGACAGATCAATTTTCCATTGAGGGAACTGTAGAAGGTAAACAAGATGGCAAAGTTTTTTTAGTCGGATACAATGAATCTCCAGATACGTTAGGGTGGGCTAATATTCAAGATGGGAAATTCGTGTTGAAAGGTAAAGTAAATGAAAGCACTGAAGCATTGTTGTACATCTTCAACGAAGAACGTGTATACTCTGTTATCTTGCTGGAAAATGCAAACTACAAAGCATATATAAATGTAAAAGACCCGACAGCAAACCAAGTTACAGGAACTCCTTCACAGGATATTCTCTCCGCTTACAATGCCATTGGAAAAGAAGAAGGTAAAGAAATAGATAAAATACGGAACCAATACATGGTGGCCCGACAACAGAATGACAAGGCATTGATGGCAAAATTGTTTGATCAGATAGGAGTCATAAATAACAAAATATTTACGCAACGCAAACAATTTATGGCATCTAAAATGGATACGGAAACTGCTGCTTTTCTATTATTTAAGAAGAGATACAATTACCCGATTATGGATAAATTGCAAGAAGAATACAACCGGTTAGGAAAGAATGCCAAAACCTCTGTTTTTGCCCAAAAAGTAGCTACCCGCATCCAAGAAATGAGTGAGTTTGTAGCGGGACGAGTGGCACCAGACTTCACGTTAAGTACACCCACGGGCGATTCTCTTTCTATGTATGCAGTTAAAGGGAAAATAAAACTTCTTGATTTTTGGGCTTCCTGGTGCGCTCCCTGCCGTGCAGAAAATCCTCACATGATAAAATTGTATGAAAAATATCATAATAAAGGTCTTGTCATCTTGGGTATTTCCCTAGATCATCAACCGGATGCATGGAAAAAAGCCATTGCAGACGATAAACTTACCTGGAATCAAGTAATGGACACGAAAAATATTGCCCATGAATTGTATAAATTAAAAAATGGGATACCCTATGTGATCATACTCGATGAAAATAACGTTATCCTTGCCAGCGGATTAAGAGGAGGTGATGAGTTAGAAAAGAAAATAGCTGAACTGCTACAATAA
- a CDS encoding thioredoxin family protein yields MRKVILSLFFCALNLVVLAQTEFKNLNYNDALAMAKAEDKMVFIDFYTDWCGPCKRMAKEVFPRKEIGDYLNSRYVCIQLNAEKDGKNLAKTLHVDAYPTFIVLDTTGHPLFRIVGGMDETRFINRMEENINPEFSPARVAERYASGERTPKVIEFYVSSLMRNGKYAEGIDVVEDYFNSLSNEQRMREENLFLYLRYTVDWNNDRAQFFIDHHDDFDGATKEKINKHFIFLYQNEIKRYFLGSIFQNKEFNDRQYQILKQKAILLPKEMLKELKPVFKLIEYSAVADYEKYIKTCIVEFDKLDIYKQELLIKNIARIINNMNYTSQRAVTKFARSQLNKRSSKAVVFTSKLLEELSQHQE; encoded by the coding sequence ATGAGAAAAGTAATATTAAGTCTATTCTTTTGTGCCTTGAACCTTGTGGTTCTGGCACAAACAGAATTTAAGAACTTGAACTATAATGATGCCTTGGCTATGGCGAAGGCTGAGGATAAAATGGTTTTCATCGATTTTTATACAGATTGGTGTGGACCTTGTAAACGCATGGCAAAAGAGGTTTTCCCTCGAAAGGAAATAGGTGATTATTTGAATTCTAGATATGTCTGTATTCAACTTAATGCAGAAAAGGATGGCAAAAATTTAGCAAAGACTTTACATGTAGATGCTTATCCAACCTTTATAGTACTTGATACTACTGGACATCCTCTCTTTCGCATTGTTGGTGGTATGGATGAAACACGATTTATTAATAGGATGGAAGAAAATATCAATCCTGAATTTTCACCTGCTCGTGTTGCAGAACGCTATGCTTCTGGGGAAAGAACGCCTAAAGTCATTGAGTTTTATGTTTCCTCTTTAATGCGAAATGGTAAATATGCAGAAGGAATTGATGTGGTAGAGGACTATTTTAATTCATTATCTAACGAACAACGTATGAGGGAAGAAAATCTTTTTTTATATTTACGTTATACAGTGGATTGGAATAACGATCGGGCGCAATTTTTTATTGATCATCATGATGATTTTGATGGGGCAACAAAAGAGAAAATAAATAAGCATTTTATTTTTTTGTATCAAAATGAAATTAAGCGTTATTTTTTAGGTTCTATATTTCAAAATAAAGAATTTAACGATAGGCAGTATCAAATATTAAAGCAAAAAGCAATTCTTTTGCCTAAAGAAATGCTTAAAGAATTAAAACCAGTTTTTAAGCTAATCGAATATAGTGCTGTTGCTGATTATGAGAAATATATTAAAACCTGTATTGTTGAATTTGATAAATTGGATATTTATAAACAAGAGTTGCTAATTAAGAATATTGCTCGAATAATTAATAATATGAATTATACATCTCAACGGGCAGTAACTAAATTCGCAAGGAGTCAATTAAATAAGCGATCTTCCAAGGCCGTCGTATTTACTAGTAAATTATTGGAAGAATTGTCTCAACATCAAGAATAA
- a CDS encoding PKD-like family lipoprotein → MKKINLYTMLLIALWLGSFLSCVEDKGNNVLSEINEIKISGIEDRYDLTSYLETLNIEPEIECTLKDFSEDNLEYSWFFCRDSASTSNHSHEKISTERDLSYKVDVPPGTYTIYLQVTDKLSGLKFEKAFKLYASSRFVRGFYLYGDKADGTVGLDFVSMPVGKDTMLMKDIFINSLQVKGAKDLIFTGHYNNGYNALWAVTHDNQYAIEYSAQLEKVDIIPDKNIDDHIYTTLSSVQRPFHLTNISPGTYGPMCVSLSGEARSRLIITENEIFVGNLSLSEAYSNPINRDNANTDQLFKPYPVAFYSAAASTVSYACFFDMTNRCFKKPGHRVLSSATKCDKPSYDSESPFYFDQNKYTPVRQIVHGENGYGNNGRSYALMNDSDGNYFVYAFTAPTDYSSDPIKHYAKSIDMSVAIDFARADYYAFFSMQSIILYSVDSKLYAYDYNRNDCKLIEDFGAQITYLAMEHQSTLSPTNFVVATYSDSGGGVVRKYSIADDMNTIKVTPHEKDVWETDLKVVKVLWKYSTY, encoded by the coding sequence ATGAAAAAGATAAATTTATATACAATGCTGTTAATCGCTTTATGGCTAGGCAGCTTCTTGTCTTGTGTTGAAGATAAGGGAAACAATGTGTTATCGGAAATAAATGAGATTAAAATTTCTGGTATAGAGGATCGTTATGATTTAACATCCTACTTGGAAACGCTGAATATAGAGCCGGAGATTGAATGTACTTTAAAAGATTTTTCTGAAGATAACTTGGAGTATTCGTGGTTTTTTTGTAGAGATTCGGCATCAACTTCAAATCATAGTCATGAAAAGATAAGTACAGAACGTGATCTTTCATATAAAGTTGATGTTCCACCGGGGACATACACGATCTATTTACAAGTAACGGACAAACTCTCTGGTTTAAAATTTGAGAAAGCTTTCAAGCTTTATGCCAGTAGTCGTTTTGTTCGAGGTTTTTATCTTTATGGAGATAAAGCAGATGGTACCGTTGGGTTAGATTTTGTAAGTATGCCGGTAGGTAAAGATACGATGTTGATGAAAGATATTTTCATTAATTCTTTACAAGTAAAAGGAGCTAAAGATTTAATCTTTACTGGCCATTACAATAATGGATATAATGCTTTGTGGGCCGTTACACATGATAATCAATACGCCATAGAATATAGTGCTCAACTGGAAAAAGTTGATATTATTCCGGACAAAAATATAGATGATCATATTTATACGACCCTTTCTTCCGTGCAAAGACCATTTCATTTGACGAATATCAGTCCGGGAACTTATGGGCCGATGTGTGTTAGTTTGAGCGGGGAAGCTCGTTCTAGATTGATTATCACGGAGAATGAAATATTTGTAGGAAATCTTTCTTTGTCCGAGGCTTATAGTAATCCGATCAATCGGGATAATGCAAATACCGACCAATTATTCAAACCTTATCCGGTCGCATTCTATTCTGCGGCAGCGTCTACTGTTTCGTACGCTTGCTTTTTTGATATGACGAATCGTTGTTTTAAGAAACCTGGGCATCGAGTATTGTCGAGTGCTACAAAATGTGATAAACCGTCATACGATTCCGAATCCCCTTTCTATTTTGATCAAAATAAATACACTCCCGTGCGTCAGATTGTTCATGGTGAAAATGGGTATGGGAACAATGGACGTTCGTATGCATTGATGAACGATTCTGATGGCAATTATTTTGTGTATGCTTTTACAGCACCGACAGATTATAGTTCAGACCCGATTAAGCATTACGCCAAATCCATTGATATGTCTGTTGCAATAGATTTTGCCCGTGCAGATTATTATGCTTTCTTCTCGATGCAATCAATCATCTTGTATAGTGTAGATAGTAAATTGTATGCTTATGACTATAATCGGAATGATTGTAAATTAATAGAAGATTTTGGGGCGCAAATTACGTATTTGGCGATGGAACATCAATCTACGCTTAGTCCAACAAACTTTGTTGTTGCCACATATAGCGATTCCGGTGGAGGAGTTGTTCGTAAATATTCCATTGCAGATGATATGAATACAATTAAGGTAACCCCGCATGAGAAAGATGTTTGGGAAACGGATCTAAAAGTTGTAAAAGTTTTATGGAAGTATTCAACCTATTAA
- a CDS encoding DUF4843 domain-containing protein — translation MKTYLYYFTTLVSIVLISMGCEKEMMDYEGEDALYFDVRYSMDAHQFFTAVPFGSTLEDTVHVECQVMASGYPRNYDREFTVIANPDSTTAVNERDYRGLQNTYVIKAGECRTTIRFIAIRSAEMAEDTLVLQLKLQGGKHFKLLYTNYEDGPNNFSPIYNDKFSRNHDAAFHNIYMYDVMTQPQGWWKGLWGEFSATKWRLMMHLTETTFDDYSSILTTMPMARANTINDEVGKYLLEMAKSRETVVLDEDGTMMYVKAVQTLGGSSGWGAGTKPEDYFK, via the coding sequence ATGAAAACATATTTATATTATTTCACTACTCTTGTGAGCATCGTGTTAATCTCGATGGGTTGTGAAAAAGAAATGATGGATTATGAAGGTGAGGATGCCTTATATTTTGATGTACGTTATTCAATGGATGCCCATCAATTTTTTACGGCAGTCCCTTTTGGAAGTACTTTAGAAGATACAGTGCATGTAGAATGTCAGGTCATGGCTTCTGGCTATCCTCGGAATTATGATAGAGAGTTTACTGTTATTGCAAATCCGGATAGTACGACAGCGGTAAACGAACGTGATTACAGGGGACTCCAGAACACGTATGTGATTAAAGCTGGAGAATGTCGTACTACGATCAGATTTATTGCAATTCGTAGTGCGGAAATGGCAGAGGATACTCTTGTCTTGCAATTAAAGCTGCAAGGGGGGAAGCATTTTAAGTTATTATATACCAATTATGAAGATGGACCTAATAATTTTTCCCCCATTTATAATGATAAATTTTCACGTAATCATGATGCAGCTTTCCATAATATTTATATGTACGACGTTATGACACAGCCGCAAGGTTGGTGGAAGGGGCTGTGGGGAGAGTTCTCTGCCACTAAATGGCGATTGATGATGCACTTAACTGAAACAACGTTCGATGATTATTCATCTATTCTAACCACGATGCCTATGGCACGAGCAAATACAATCAATGATGAAGTTGGTAAATATCTGTTGGAAATGGCGAAAAGTCGTGAAACAGTAGTTTTGGATGAAGATGGAACGATGATGTATGTAAAAGCAGTTCAAACATTAGGCGGTTCGTCCGGATGGGGAGCAGGCACAAAACCTGAAGACTATTTTAAATAA
- a CDS encoding RagB/SusD family nutrient uptake outer membrane protein: MKTINDIKHLILVCIFIPIFTSCNNWLAVDMEDGMLEDKLYESNEGYMTVLNGVYARLNENYSTTLSMTILDVMAQYYNVRQNTDHIFHVYGNYIFDDKVFEETSSSVWARQYAQIANLNTLLTHIDAEDSNIKVSYYSFVKGEALALRAFLHFDLIRLYGPIYNSATENITCIPYQESDSKEIQPLLPAKDVMGKIIRDLKEAAELLEEDPVRTKGVMAEDSEDLNETNDFRYRQYRLNYYAVKTLLARAYLWVGDKANALLVSKELIVENDEKKVFPWITKADVLNAEIPDLLFSTEVIFGLYNTSRVSVFNQYFKETTTINNALVFKGERLNDISCKLPYYFSDDDDLRRGSNFWSEETLEQMTNSGSASQPSICFKKYADIPGTTKPFRYMIPMIRMSEIYLMAAECTDDLTESIGYINEIRNNRNCVDLNLQPGDTKESIQQYITNEFIREVIGEGQLYFYYKRLGMEEILSGTEFSEDRWLESINLQNYVWPLPKTETDQRVNVN, from the coding sequence ATGAAAACAATAAATGATATAAAACATTTAATCTTGGTGTGTATATTCATCCCGATTTTTACTTCTTGTAATAATTGGCTGGCTGTTGACATGGAAGATGGTATGTTGGAAGACAAACTTTATGAGAGTAATGAAGGTTATATGACCGTGTTAAATGGCGTGTATGCCAGATTGAACGAGAATTATTCTACCACGCTTTCGATGACGATTCTCGATGTGATGGCACAATATTACAATGTCCGCCAAAATACGGATCATATTTTTCATGTTTATGGTAATTATATCTTTGATGATAAAGTATTTGAGGAAACAAGTTCAAGTGTTTGGGCTCGCCAATATGCGCAAATTGCCAATTTGAATACATTGTTAACACATATAGATGCAGAGGATTCAAATATCAAGGTTTCTTATTACTCGTTTGTAAAAGGAGAGGCTTTAGCCTTGCGAGCATTCCTTCATTTTGATTTAATACGTCTTTATGGTCCAATCTATAATTCTGCGACAGAGAATATTACGTGTATTCCTTATCAGGAAAGTGATTCTAAAGAGATTCAACCGTTACTTCCGGCGAAAGATGTGATGGGAAAAATTATTCGTGATTTAAAGGAAGCGGCAGAATTGCTAGAAGAAGATCCAGTACGTACAAAAGGGGTAATGGCTGAAGATTCTGAGGATTTGAATGAAACGAATGATTTTCGTTATAGACAATACCGTTTAAATTATTATGCTGTGAAAACATTGCTAGCTCGTGCTTATTTGTGGGTGGGAGATAAAGCAAATGCCTTACTCGTCAGTAAAGAATTAATTGTTGAGAATGATGAAAAGAAAGTTTTTCCATGGATAACAAAGGCGGACGTTTTAAATGCAGAAATTCCGGATCTTTTATTTTCCACGGAGGTCATATTTGGTCTATATAATACTAGTAGAGTAAGTGTATTTAACCAGTATTTCAAGGAAACGACGACTATTAATAATGCACTTGTATTTAAGGGCGAAAGATTGAACGATATTTCATGTAAGTTACCTTATTATTTTTCAGATGATGATGATTTGCGTCGAGGCTCTAATTTTTGGAGTGAAGAAACATTAGAACAGATGACTAATTCTGGTTCTGCTTCTCAGCCATCAATTTGTTTTAAAAAATATGCAGATATACCCGGAACGACGAAACCTTTTCGTTATATGATCCCAATGATTCGAATGAGCGAGATTTATTTAATGGCGGCAGAATGTACTGATGATTTGACAGAATCGATAGGATATATAAATGAAATACGAAACAATCGAAATTGCGTGGATCTTAACTTGCAACCGGGAGATACGAAGGAGAGCATCCAGCAATATATTACGAACGAGTTTATTCGTGAGGTGATAGGAGAAGGACAATTATATTTTTACTATAAACGTTTGGGAATGGAAGAAATCTTATCTGGGACAGAGTTTAGCGAAGATAGGTGGCTTGAAAGTATAAATCTACAGAATTATGTGTGGCCGTTACCAAAAACTGAGACAGATCAACGTGTTAATGTAAATTAA
- a CDS encoding SusC/RagA family TonB-linked outer membrane protein has product MKKKSLDRREIPVKFRRPCLSTRLHVVFTLFLVLLVTMPSFAQDKKVSLHVKSESLSTILIQIKDASGERIIFNENQLEKVTKENVSFKDLPVKEAIDFVLKGTGFKCEVLDGVYVIKKDVQRPPVDALTITGQVVDIYKTPLPGVTVRIKNTTIGVATDMDGKYTLTVADGTENPTLVFSFVGMESQEIEYSGKNIINVILKEDAAEIEEVVVTGMFTRRAESYTGSTATYKAETLKEIGNQNVLQSLSALDPSFVIADNNITGSDPNAGWDITINGTTSITGLSDTYSATANQPLFILDGFESNLQTISDLSMDRVESITILKDAASTAIYGAKAANGVIVVETKKPEAGELRLSYNGNYQVAWADLSDYNLMNAKEKLEFERLAGHYGKLDDDGGILDDSKRFLYNKRLARVVAGQNSYWMNEPLRTAYTHEHSISMEGGDIALRYGLTFRYKNNQGVMKKSNRQNIDGVINLFYRVDKFNLSNQTTISYTDAANNTVPFSSFSRMNPYEAKYAANGEIQKVLEENDVYNPLWDFIQKSYDENDALELKNNFIIEYRPITRMRVQGKFGFNTSRSSSEIFKSPYNTEFIGTESTKQGSYNRTEYRNTAYDGSVLVSFGEVSGIHTYNLIAGAQLSASHNTNEGYSAIGYTTDQFSNPNFSNSYPEGEHPSSSVDKYRSASFYFNGNYAFDMRYLLDVNLRSDGASVFGVNNPFSTTWSLGIGWNVYNENFLKNGNVINYFKIRYSLGNPGNQNIDAKTVHSVYTYYTSYPNMFGLASVVSKWGNKDLKWQRTMTQNIGFDIEIFDSRFRLTADYTYKNSDPILLSITQPTSTGVETIPMNIGATKNNSYSLIAIYQIIRQRDWRWQVNFNLLHTRTKYHKIGTLLEKYNEEGRENQSLRRYYDGVSSTAIWAVKSMGIDPMTGDEVFQRKDGSYTYNWDSSEEIIVGDTNPDFEGNFGSTVRYKGFSLGVNFRYRYGGQMFLSTLFNKVEGLSASDLQYNQDKRALYDRWQKPGDVAKFKRIDDTSLTNMSSRFVADDNTLECKSISLGYETTNATWLKPIGLSSLTFRVYMNDIFRVSTVKEERGLDYPFQRAVSASLSVRF; this is encoded by the coding sequence ATGAAAAAAAAATCACTTGACAGGCGAGAAATTCCTGTTAAATTTAGACGGCCATGCCTAAGTACGAGATTACACGTTGTTTTCACGTTGTTCCTCGTTCTTTTAGTGACGATGCCTTCTTTTGCTCAAGACAAAAAGGTATCGTTACATGTTAAATCGGAATCTTTAAGTACAATTCTAATTCAGATTAAAGATGCAAGTGGAGAACGAATTATCTTTAACGAGAACCAACTCGAAAAGGTAACAAAGGAAAATGTTTCTTTTAAAGATCTTCCAGTAAAAGAAGCTATTGATTTCGTGTTAAAAGGAACAGGGTTCAAATGTGAAGTTCTTGATGGTGTTTACGTGATCAAGAAAGACGTTCAACGTCCCCCTGTAGATGCATTGACAATTACAGGACAGGTAGTTGATATCTATAAAACCCCACTGCCGGGAGTTACCGTCCGGATAAAAAACACGACGATCGGGGTTGCCACTGATATGGATGGTAAATATACGCTTACGGTTGCTGATGGAACGGAAAATCCGACTCTTGTTTTCTCGTTCGTGGGGATGGAAAGTCAGGAAATCGAGTATTCTGGTAAAAACATTATCAATGTGATTTTAAAAGAGGATGCCGCAGAGATTGAAGAAGTTGTTGTTACTGGTATGTTTACTCGTCGGGCCGAGAGCTATACAGGATCGACAGCAACCTATAAAGCAGAAACATTAAAAGAAATTGGGAATCAAAATGTTCTTCAAAGTTTAAGTGCTCTTGATCCCTCTTTCGTGATTGCAGACAATAACATAACCGGGTCAGATCCAAATGCGGGGTGGGATATCACGATTAATGGAACAACGAGTATTACGGGCTTATCGGACACTTATTCGGCTACGGCAAATCAGCCTTTGTTCATTTTGGACGGATTTGAATCAAACCTGCAAACTATTTCTGATTTAAGTATGGATAGAGTTGAGAGCATCACAATATTAAAAGATGCTGCATCTACTGCAATCTATGGTGCTAAAGCGGCCAATGGAGTTATTGTCGTGGAAACTAAAAAGCCTGAAGCTGGGGAATTGCGGTTAAGTTATAACGGGAATTATCAAGTTGCATGGGCAGACCTTAGTGACTATAATCTGATGAATGCGAAAGAAAAGCTCGAATTTGAACGTCTGGCTGGTCATTATGGTAAACTAGACGATGATGGAGGTATACTTGATGATAGTAAGCGTTTTCTTTATAATAAACGTTTGGCCCGTGTTGTTGCGGGACAAAATTCTTACTGGATGAACGAACCGTTACGTACAGCCTATACGCATGAGCATTCTATCAGTATGGAAGGAGGGGATATTGCTCTTCGCTACGGTTTGACATTTCGTTACAAGAACAATCAAGGCGTGATGAAAAAATCAAACCGACAGAATATAGATGGTGTGATCAATTTATTTTATAGAGTGGATAAATTTAATCTAAGCAACCAGACTACGATTAGTTATACTGATGCGGCAAATAATACCGTTCCTTTTAGTTCTTTCTCTCGAATGAATCCGTATGAGGCAAAATATGCTGCGAATGGAGAGATACAGAAAGTGCTTGAGGAAAATGACGTGTATAATCCATTGTGGGATTTTATTCAAAAAAGTTATGATGAAAATGATGCATTAGAATTAAAAAACAATTTTATTATTGAATATCGTCCGATAACGCGAATGCGTGTTCAAGGTAAATTTGGTTTTAATACATCAAGAAGTAGTTCAGAAATTTTTAAGTCTCCTTATAATACTGAATTTATTGGAACAGAGTCTACCAAACAAGGATCGTACAATCGTACGGAATATCGGAATACAGCTTATGATGGGAGCGTGCTTGTCAGTTTTGGTGAGGTGTCGGGGATACATACTTATAATTTAATTGCAGGAGCCCAATTATCAGCCAGCCATAATACCAATGAGGGATATTCTGCCATTGGATACACGACGGATCAATTTTCGAATCCTAATTTTTCTAATAGTTATCCGGAGGGTGAGCATCCTTCTTCGAGTGTGGATAAATACCGTTCTGCAAGTTTTTACTTCAATGGAAATTACGCTTTTGACATGAGATATTTATTAGACGTGAATTTGCGTTCTGATGGAGCTTCCGTGTTTGGTGTCAATAATCCATTTTCTACTACGTGGTCATTGGGGATAGGTTGGAATGTATATAATGAAAATTTTTTGAAAAATGGCAATGTTATAAATTATTTCAAGATTCGTTACTCGTTGGGTAATCCTGGAAATCAAAATATTGATGCCAAGACGGTTCATAGTGTATATACTTATTATACTTCTTATCCAAATATGTTTGGCCTGGCGTCTGTCGTTAGTAAATGGGGTAACAAAGACTTGAAATGGCAACGTACGATGACTCAGAATATCGGTTTCGACATAGAAATATTTGATTCTCGTTTTCGTTTAACCGCGGATTATACATACAAAAATAGTGATCCTATTTTATTGTCCATCACTCAACCTACTTCAACAGGAGTAGAAACAATCCCGATGAATATCGGTGCGACTAAAAATAATAGTTACTCTCTTATAGCTATTTATCAAATTATCAGGCAACGTGATTGGAGATGGCAGGTGAATTTTAATTTGTTACATACTCGTACGAAATATCATAAAATAGGAACATTACTTGAAAAATACAATGAAGAAGGACGTGAAAACCAATCGTTGCGTCGTTATTATGATGGAGTGAGTTCCACTGCTATTTGGGCTGTTAAATCAATGGGAATTGATCCGATGACAGGTGATGAGGTCTTTCAACGAAAAGATGGCTCTTACACTTATAATTGGGATTCAAGCGAAGAGATCATTGTGGGGGATACGAATCCTGATTTTGAAGGAAATTTTGGTTCGACTGTACGATACAAGGGGTTTTCTTTAGGAGTTAATTTCCGTTATCGTTATGGTGGGCAAATGTTTTTATCCACGTTATTTAATAAAGTGGAGGGCTTGAGTGCTTCCGATTTGCAATATAATCAAGATAAGCGTGCTTTGTATGATCGCTGGCAAAAACCGGGAGATGTGGCAAAATTTAAGCGTATCGATGATACCTCGTTGACTAATATGTCAAGCCGTTTTGTCGCGGATGACAATACATTAGAATGCAAGTCGATATCCTTGGGTTATGAAACGACGAATGCAACTTGGTTAAAACCGATAGGACTATCTTCTTTGACTTTTCGTGTTTACATGAATGACATTTTCCGGGTTTCAACTGTAAAGGAAGAGCGTGGTCTTGATTATCCGTTTCAACGTGCTGTTTCTGCGTCTTTAAGCGTTCGTTTTTAA
- a CDS encoding FecR family protein produces MEKNKYINWDLLVRHMSGELSKEEEIVFKNWIKVDEKHRKYYERMVEEWNRETLYERDLPRILSNFDLLLETQRKKRKLVIRKRVISWSVAAALIIGFGTLLLLSRQQSEMLTVASSVVITPGESKAYLVMYDGTNIQLDKTTDSSNLIVGSTKIRNNKGTVTFIDNDKLSQQMEYNTLVIPRNGEYHIVLNDGTEVWLNAESKLKFPTDFKGDERRVFLSGEAYFKVSYDNSHPFIVETDLGNIKVYGTEFNVRRYTDEQTVRTTLVNGSVGFQSKESVTENYVKIEPGYQISYERGEDVVVKKVKVANEIAWHKQLFCFERCTLEEIMKDVARWYDVKVTFDNENLKGLSFTCTLDRYDEIEKLLRFFEEVYNIEFKIEGKHITVMEQ; encoded by the coding sequence ATGGAAAAGAATAAATATATAAATTGGGATTTATTAGTGCGTCACATGAGCGGGGAATTGTCTAAAGAAGAAGAAATTGTGTTCAAAAATTGGATTAAAGTAGATGAAAAACATCGAAAATACTATGAACGCATGGTTGAGGAATGGAATCGAGAAACATTATATGAACGTGATCTTCCTCGCATCTTGTCTAACTTTGATTTATTACTTGAAACACAAAGAAAAAAACGGAAGTTGGTTATTCGTAAAAGAGTTATCAGTTGGAGCGTGGCAGCTGCCTTAATTATAGGTTTTGGAACGTTATTGCTTTTAAGCCGTCAGCAATCGGAAATGTTGACGGTGGCTTCTTCTGTCGTAATTACTCCCGGTGAAAGTAAGGCATATCTTGTCATGTACGATGGTACAAATATTCAATTAGATAAAACAACTGATAGCTCTAATTTAATCGTTGGCTCCACTAAGATCAGAAATAATAAAGGAACCGTGACATTTATTGATAATGATAAATTATCGCAACAGATGGAGTACAATACTCTTGTGATACCTCGAAATGGTGAGTATCATATTGTTCTAAATGACGGGACCGAGGTATGGTTAAATGCTGAATCCAAATTGAAATTTCCTACAGATTTCAAAGGGGATGAACGTCGTGTTTTTCTCTCTGGCGAGGCTTATTTTAAAGTGTCCTATGATAATTCACATCCTTTTATTGTAGAAACAGATCTTGGCAATATCAAGGTTTACGGAACGGAGTTTAACGTGAGACGTTACACGGATGAGCAAACTGTTCGTACGACATTGGTAAATGGCAGCGTGGGATTTCAAAGTAAAGAAAGTGTTACAGAAAATTACGTGAAAATTGAACCCGGATATCAGATCAGTTATGAAAGAGGAGAAGATGTAGTTGTAAAAAAAGTAAAGGTAGCCAATGAAATAGCTTGGCACAAACAATTGTTCTGTTTTGAGAGATGTACATTAGAAGAAATCATGAAAGACGTGGCTCGTTGGTATGATGTAAAAGTGACTTTTGATAACGAAAATTTGAAAGGATTATCTTTCACCTGTACTTTGGATCGTTATGATGAAATAGAAAAACTATTGCGTTTTTTTGAGGAAGTATATAACATTGAATTTAAAATTGAAGGAAAACATATAACTGTCATGGAACAATAA